One genomic region from Apodemus sylvaticus chromosome 1, mApoSyl1.1, whole genome shotgun sequence encodes:
- the Slc15a3 gene encoding solute carrier family 15 member 3: MSAPRTEEQPSRLGERQPLVARGPRGPRLWRRTAAAAVLLVEMLERAAFFGVTSNLVLYLNSLNFNWDGEHASRATLLFLGASYLLAPVGGWLADVYLGRFLAISLSLLLYLAASGLLLTTITDDGRRSFCGEMPQLPLEPACPSPNCRGSWSSPYCATTLYLVLLLLALAASSVRSNLTSFGADQVMDLGHDATRRFFNWFYWSINLGAILSLLVVAFIEQNISFLWGYSIIVGLVGLAFFIFLFATPVFITKPPTGSQVSSMLKLAFRSCCPCRRPSSRSSEGAHLLLDQRSNQPGPSPQEDMANFQVLVKILPVMVTLVPYWMVYFQMQSTYVLQGLHLHIPNIFRINPNISLSLRSESSNYRIPEAWLLLANVAVILILVPVKDRLIDPLLLRCKLLPSALQKMALGMFFGFTSIIVAGVLEQERLRYVTANQTVPQLIGKDLYYAAPLSIWWQIPQYLLIGISEIFASIAGLEFAYSEAPRSMQGAIMGIFFCLSGVGSLLGSGLVALLSFPGGWMYCPKDFGNINNCRMDLYFFLLAGIQAVTAVLFLWIAGRYERTRQDSASQSSASRIRG, encoded by the exons ATGTCCGCGCCTCGCACCGAAGAGCAGCCAAGCAGGTTGGGAGAGCGGCAACCGCTGGTGGCCCGAGGTCCGCGGGGTCCCCGACTGTGGAGACggacagcagcagctgcagtGCTGCTAGTGGAGATGCTGGAACGCGCTGCCTTCTTTGGAGTCACCTCCAACCTCGTGCTCTACCTCAACAGCTTGAACTTCAATTGGGACGGCGAGCATGCGTCGCGGGCCACACTCCTCTTCCTTGGGGCCTCCTACCTGCTGGCTCCAGTGGGGGGCTGGCTGGCCGACGTGTACCTGGGCCGCTTCCTCGCTATCTCGCTCAGCCTGCTGCTCTACCTGGCCGCCTCTGGCTTGTTGCTCACCACCATCACCGATGATGGCCGCAGATCCTTCTGTGGAGAGATGCCCCAGTTGCCACTGGAACCTGCCTGCCCATCCCCAAACTGCCGAGGCTCCTGGTCCAGCCCCTACTGCGCGACCACCCTCTACTTAGTGTTGCTGCTCCTGGCGTTGGCTGCTAGCTCTGTCAGGAGCAACCTCACATCGTTCGGGGCTGACCAG GTGATGGATCTCGGGCATGATGCCACCCGCCGCTTCTTCAACTGGTTCTATTGGAGCATCAACCTGGGTGCCATATTGTCCCTGCTGGTGGTGGCCTTCATCGAGCAGAACATCAGCTTCCTATGGGGCTACAGCATCATCGTGGGCCTCGTGGGGCTGGcgttcttcatcttcctctttgcCACACCTGTCTTCATCACTAAGCCCCCTACAGGCAGCCAAGTGTCATCTATGCTGAAGCTTGCGTTCCGAAGCTGCTGCCCCTGCCGGAGGCCCTCTTCCAG GAGCTCTGAAGGTGCCCACCTGTTGCTTGACCAGAGGTCTAACCAGCCTGGACCTTCTCCACAAGAAGATATGGCCAACTTCCAGGTCCTGGTGAAGATCCTGCCTGTGATGGTGACCCTTGTGCCTTACTGGATGGTATATTTCCAG ATGCAGTCCACTTATGTCCTACAAGGTCTTCACCTCCATATCCCCAACATCTTCCGGATCAACCCCAACATCTCTTTGTCATTGAGATCGGAGAGCAGTAACTACAGG ATCCCAGAAGCCTGGCTCCTGCTGGCCAATGTTGCCGTGATACTGATCCTGGTGCCTGTCAAGGACCGCTTGATTGATCCTCTGCTGCTGCGGTGCAAGCTGCTGCCCTCGGCTCTGCAGAAGATGGCCCTGGGCATGTTCTTTGGGTTCACCTCCATCATAGTGGCAG GAGTCCTGGAGCAAGAACGCTTACGGTACGTTACTGCCAACCAGACAGTGCCTCAGCTGATTGGGAAGGACTTATACTATGCAGCACCGCTGTCTATCTGGTGGCAAATCCCCCAGTACCTGCTCATCGGGATCAGTGAGATTTTTGCCAGCATCGCAG GTCTGGAGTTCGCCTACTCAGAAGCCCCTCGCTCCATGCAGGGCGCCATCATGGGCATCTTCTTCTGCCTTTCGGGGGTCGGCTCACTGCTAGGCTCTGGTTTGGTGGCCCTTCTGTCCTTTCCTGGAGGCTGGATGTACTGCCCCAAGGACTTTG GAAACATCAACAACTGTCGGATGGACCTTTACTTCTTCCTGCTAGCCGGCATTCAGGCTGTCACAGCCGTCCTGTTTCTTTGGATTGCTGGTCGCTATGAGAGGACTCGTCAGGACTCAGCCTCCCAGAGCTCGGCCAGCAGGATCAGGGGCTAA